One Luteimonas sp. MC1825 DNA segment encodes these proteins:
- a CDS encoding (2Fe-2S)-binding protein, which yields MYVCVCNGVTDHDIRQAAASGCSGMTELTMRTGCGASCGSCVDTAIGLLDQEARARDATRALPFAHAA from the coding sequence GTGTACGTCTGTGTCTGCAATGGCGTGACCGACCACGATATCCGCCAGGCGGCCGCTTCCGGCTGCAGCGGCATGACCGAACTCACCATGCGCACCGGTTGCGGCGCGAGCTGCGGGTCGTGCGTCGACACCGCGATCGGTCTCCTCGATCAGGAAGCCCGCGCCCGCGACGCCACGCGCGCGCTGCCGTTCGCCCACGCCGCCTGA
- the bfr gene encoding bacterioferritin gives MQGDAQVIKYLNEALFNELTAINQYFLHAKMLKNWGIQELAKHEYEESIDEMKHADRLADRILFLEGLPNFQALGKLRIGENPREILECDLALELDGLPLLRTAIEYCESIKDYTSGRLFKDILDSEEEHVDWIETQLDLIKRIGEQNYLQSKMGG, from the coding sequence ATGCAAGGCGACGCACAGGTCATCAAGTACCTGAACGAGGCGCTCTTCAACGAGCTGACCGCGATCAACCAGTATTTCCTGCACGCCAAGATGCTCAAGAACTGGGGCATCCAGGAGCTCGCCAAGCACGAGTACGAGGAATCGATCGACGAGATGAAGCACGCCGATCGCCTCGCGGACCGCATCCTGTTCCTCGAAGGCCTGCCCAATTTCCAGGCGCTAGGCAAGCTGCGCATCGGCGAGAACCCGCGCGAGATCCTCGAATGCGACCTCGCGCTCGAACTCGACGGCCTGCCGCTGCTGCGCACCGCGATCGAGTACTGCGAGAGCATCAAGGACTACACCAGCGGACGCCTGTTCAAGGACATCCTCGATTCCGAGGAAGAGCATGTCGACTGGATCGAGACCCAGCTCGACCTGATCAAGCGCATCGGCGAGCAGAACTACCTGCAGTCGAAGATGGGCGGCTGA